A region of candidate division WOR-3 bacterium DNA encodes the following proteins:
- a CDS encoding metalloregulator ArsR/SmtB family transcription factor, with the protein MRKKMPETEYRASRVCRVLGNPTAYQIVKLLLGRKMTPGEIAKEMGISEALASVTLRTLRNIDIVRYETKGKEKIYWIKDDFIDGICNILEKFVIKMREKNW; encoded by the coding sequence ATGAGAAAGAAGATGCCGGAGACTGAGTATAGGGCGTCAAGGGTCTGCAGGGTTTTGGGAAATCCGACAGCTTATCAGATTGTGAAATTGTTATTGGGTAGAAAAATGACACCAGGTGAGATTGCTAAAGAAATGGGTATTTCAGAAGCGCTCGCTTCTGTTACTTTAAGAACTTTAAGGAATATTGATATTGTGCGGTATGAGACGAAAGGCAAGGAGAAGATTTACTGGATAAAAGACGACTTTATTGATGGAATATGCAATATACTGGAAAAATTTGTAATTAAAATGCGAGAAAAAAATTGGTAA